A stretch of Lutra lutra chromosome 9, mLutLut1.2, whole genome shotgun sequence DNA encodes these proteins:
- the LOC125109886 gene encoding beta-defensin 121-like, translated as MRLLLLAFAILMFLSQMTPVITNQEGCKDGSCGGGEECWHKSGYCRKTCRLDKVTKTICQHYQVCCVADQNVPVTSPTLIPNFQTDIIDILVTSLTSPSFEINTKSKDDEKCDSELKMQIFL; from the exons ATGAGACTCCTGCTCCTGGCTTTTGCTATCCTTATGTTCCTATCACAAATGACCCCAGTAATCACAAACCAGGAAGGTTGCAAAGATGgat CCTGTGGTGGTGGGGAAGAGTGCTGGCACAAATCCGGATACTGCAGGAAAACCTGCAGACTTGACAAAGTGACAAAAACAATATGTCAGCATTATCAAGTCTGTTGTGTTGCAGACCAGAACGTTCCTGTCACTTCTCCCACACTCATACCTAATTTTCAGACAGATATTATTGATATCCTGGTAACAAGTCTTACTTCACCTAGCTTTGAAATAAACACCAAGAGTAAAGATGATGAAAAGTGTGATTCAGAACTGAAAATGCAGATCTTTCTCTGA